From Nitrosopumilus zosterae, the proteins below share one genomic window:
- the pth2 gene encoding peptidyl-tRNA hydrolase Pth2, which translates to MGDIKQVIVVRTDLKMGKGKIAAQVGHACVLGAEHVRKSHPEWYEEWWGGQEKVVLKVSGIKELQEVKRHAIDLNLPWSEVTDAGHTQIAPGTTTCISIGPAPENLIDKITSDLKLL; encoded by the coding sequence ATGGGAGACATAAAACAAGTAATTGTAGTTAGAACTGATCTAAAAATGGGGAAAGGAAAGATAGCTGCACAAGTAGGACATGCTTGTGTTCTTGGCGCAGAACATGTAAGAAAATCTCACCCTGAATGGTATGAAGAATGGTGGGGTGGACAAGAAAAAGTTGTACTCAAAGTGTCTGGAATTAAAGAATTGCAAGAAGTGAAAAGACATGCTATAGATTTGAATCTCCCCTGGTCTGAAGTTACTGATGCTGGCCATACGCAAATTGCACCCGGAACCACAACTTGCATCTCCATTGGACCTGCTCCTGAAAATTTGATTGACAAAATAACTTCCGATCTAAAACTCCTCTAG
- a CDS encoding lyase, which yields MKKKAIIITIFFGFILLSSTIMITLPSIVPEGDTPEMTITGTPADNFPDDQRAQFCGSGDAKSTDYVQEFSIPTTCTNPLAIVSDYDGNVWFAQTNTGNLAKFDPDTETFTEYDNPSWPQGGRSMMWGIDYAPDGTVWYTDETYDSVWKFSTIDEKYERLSYPSEGNSLPQKLQVHGSQIIVNDFTGNKITFLDPTQSDDNVNYLSIPSPIDDSVTADFAVDENNNVWFTNWLFQQGGVLVKFDQNGYFDSVANSDEEHLPLLDFIEIYQLPPELLTPNGSVVADDGTIWLADTTTSYFFNFDPLTKVFTQYVTSDPLPSTYGNQTGVVKTPISRPYWIESDDQGRLVFNAQTANNISVMDPKSQSLVEYHIPSKNPYWGDCDPGTGLMLADCGLAQIFDFAIDGEKIWFTEWVENNIGVVDTSVPLPLEIQFESNSITLAPGETKHFNFIVSPKSQKDLLGVSLILSPTHDFLNVDLVKNSPKSFQLDFDAPRPIHTSIHASEDAISGTYKILLGAQSSDVAISKFVTVTIE from the coding sequence ATGAAGAAAAAAGCCATCATCATAACAATATTTTTTGGTTTCATCTTGCTATCTTCAACTATTATGATTACACTTCCAAGTATAGTTCCAGAAGGGGACACACCCGAAATGACAATCACTGGCACACCTGCAGATAATTTCCCAGATGATCAACGTGCTCAATTTTGTGGTTCTGGTGATGCAAAGTCCACTGATTATGTTCAGGAATTCTCCATTCCAACTACATGCACAAATCCTTTAGCAATTGTGTCTGATTATGATGGAAATGTTTGGTTTGCTCAAACAAATACTGGTAATCTGGCAAAGTTTGATCCTGACACTGAAACATTCACTGAATATGATAACCCTTCTTGGCCCCAAGGAGGTCGTTCTATGATGTGGGGGATTGATTATGCTCCAGATGGGACTGTATGGTACACTGATGAGACATATGACTCTGTATGGAAGTTTTCAACCATTGATGAAAAATATGAGCGATTGTCCTATCCATCAGAAGGTAACTCATTGCCACAAAAACTCCAAGTTCACGGTTCACAAATTATTGTTAACGACTTTACTGGAAACAAAATCACATTCTTAGACCCAACCCAGTCTGATGACAATGTAAATTATCTTAGCATTCCTTCGCCGATTGATGACTCTGTAACTGCTGATTTTGCAGTTGACGAAAATAACAATGTCTGGTTTACAAATTGGTTATTCCAACAAGGGGGGGTTTTAGTTAAATTTGATCAAAATGGCTATTTTGATTCTGTTGCGAATTCTGATGAAGAACATCTCCCATTACTTGACTTTATTGAAATCTACCAATTGCCTCCTGAGTTACTTACTCCCAACGGTTCTGTAGTTGCTGATGACGGGACAATTTGGCTGGCGGATACGACAACATCGTACTTTTTTAATTTTGATCCTTTGACTAAAGTATTCACGCAATACGTTACATCTGATCCTTTGCCTAGCACATATGGAAACCAAACCGGAGTTGTAAAAACCCCTATTTCCAGACCATACTGGATAGAATCAGACGACCAGGGTAGGCTTGTTTTTAATGCGCAAACTGCAAACAACATCTCTGTCATGGATCCTAAATCTCAAAGCCTTGTAGAATATCACATTCCCTCAAAGAATCCCTATTGGGGAGACTGTGATCCTGGAACTGGATTGATGCTGGCTGATTGTGGCTTGGCACAAATCTTTGATTTTGCAATAGACGGTGAAAAAATTTGGTTTACCGAATGGGTTGAAAATAATATCGGTGTTGTTGACACTTCTGTCCCATTGCCTCTTGAAATTCAATTTGAATCTAATTCAATAACGCTTGCACCTGGAGAAACTAAGCACTTCAACTTTATTGTGTCGCCAAAATCACAAAAAGATCTGTTAGGCGTTTCATTAATTTTATCTCCAACTCATGATTTTCTAAATGTAGATCTTGTAAAAAATTCTCCAAAATCCTTCCAATTGGATTTTGATGCTCCACGTCCAATCCACACTTCTATACATGCTTCAGAAGATGCAATTTCTGGAACCTACAAAATTCTGCTTGGAGCACAATCCTCTGATGTTGCAATCAGTAAATTTGTTACAGTGACAATAGAGTGA
- the truD gene encoding tRNA pseudouridine(13) synthase TruD produces the protein MIPNLDSQIGITVYSTNFSGIGGKIRAKPEDFHVSEIISDKVNKSITDQEGYAVYKLKKKKIDTNHALSGIFRKKGIRLKSLGLKDASAITEQFVCSGNKGKAIEDFSTDKYSLEKIGYVKKPLSKKDMIANHFKIKISDCSNDLSSFTEYDKVLNFYGYQRFGSKRPVTHLIGKAILQRDFKKAVDLILSFTSSYDSKENTEIREKLSDKANFEKYFDQVPSQMDVEKIVLKEMIEHDDYFAAIRAIPLSLRRFYIQAYQSFIFNQSLSMAFLDGENLFEAQPGDVCFDFNGIIGKYVKGLDQRLALPFVGYSYYKKTRFDHQISKILSNEEITPKDFFLKEMQEVSNEGGFRQAALHCFDYSSQGNTVEFSLSRGMFATILLREIMKPEDPMTAGF, from the coding sequence GTGATACCTAATCTGGATTCCCAAATTGGAATCACCGTTTACAGCACTAATTTTTCTGGAATAGGAGGAAAAATTCGAGCCAAACCCGAAGATTTCCATGTGTCTGAAATTATTTCTGACAAAGTAAACAAATCCATAACTGATCAAGAAGGCTATGCCGTATACAAATTAAAAAAGAAAAAAATTGATACCAATCATGCCTTATCTGGTATTTTTAGAAAAAAAGGAATTCGCTTAAAGTCACTTGGACTAAAGGATGCATCAGCTATAACCGAACAATTTGTCTGCTCTGGAAATAAGGGCAAGGCCATTGAGGATTTCTCTACTGACAAATATTCTTTGGAAAAAATTGGCTATGTGAAAAAACCCCTGTCTAAAAAAGACATGATAGCAAATCATTTTAAAATTAAAATCTCTGACTGCTCAAACGATTTGTCTTCTTTCACTGAATATGACAAAGTCTTGAATTTTTACGGTTACCAGAGATTTGGTTCCAAAAGACCCGTAACTCATCTGATTGGCAAGGCCATTTTACAGCGAGATTTCAAAAAAGCTGTTGATTTGATTTTGTCTTTTACCTCTTCATATGATTCGAAGGAAAATACTGAGATTCGTGAAAAACTATCAGACAAGGCGAACTTTGAAAAATATTTTGATCAAGTTCCAAGTCAAATGGATGTTGAAAAAATTGTTCTAAAAGAAATGATTGAACATGACGATTATTTTGCCGCAATTAGAGCAATCCCATTATCTTTAAGACGATTCTACATCCAAGCGTATCAATCTTTTATTTTTAATCAGTCTCTAAGTATGGCATTTTTAGATGGTGAAAATCTTTTTGAGGCTCAACCAGGTGACGTGTGTTTTGATTTTAATGGAATAATTGGCAAGTATGTGAAAGGCCTGGATCAACGATTGGCATTGCCTTTTGTAGGTTATTCATATTACAAAAAAACAAGATTTGATCATCAAATATCTAAAATATTGAGTAACGAGGAAATTACACCAAAGGATTTTTTCCTCAAAGAGATGCAAGAAGTAAGCAATGAGGGTGGCTTTAGACAGGCTGCCTTGCATTGCTTTGATTATTCGTCTCAAGGAAATACTGTGGAATTCTCTCTCTCACGCGGTATGTTTGCAACAATCTTGTTAAGGGAAATTATGAAACCTGAGGATCCAATGACTGCCGGTTTTTGA
- a CDS encoding Lrp/AsnC ligand binding domain-containing protein, with the protein MEKAYMLISCEIGEEQLLYSQLKEIPEVKSCLITYGSYDIVAEFTTDTPAQMNEVITTKIRKLQKIRSTITLRVIN; encoded by the coding sequence ATGGAAAAGGCGTACATGCTAATCAGTTGTGAAATTGGTGAGGAACAATTACTCTATTCTCAATTAAAAGAAATCCCTGAGGTAAAAAGTTGCTTGATTACTTATGGCAGCTACGATATTGTTGCAGAATTTACCACAGATACTCCTGCACAAATGAACGAAGTCATCACAACCAAAATAAGAAAACTACAAAAAATTCGAAGCACCATAACACTGCGTGTAATAAACTAG
- a CDS encoding alcohol dehydrogenase catalytic domain-containing protein, translated as MEKMRAMVLFECAKIETNPLKLTEIDRHEIQRSNEILLKIEACGVCHSQLHGIEGDWKDIGIPPMLPTVPGHELVGKVIQIGDAVTKFKVGDRAGITPLLEACKECQYCKEGKEYLCESSIITGESFKGGYTEYITVTEDFAIKVPQHMKPEYAAPLFCAGITAYKAVKAAEPKSHKKIGIFGIGGVGHMAVQFAKVENCDVIAFSRTQKHLDVAKRLGAIDAMTFSENQEEFLNKLKNKHGMLDAAIVFAPSDIATDTAIKSVKKGGLIVIATVGKNPSFMAFEEKTIRGTLIGSTKDMEQVIKICDENNIEVISQVFPLENANKVLKKLKDSEIEARAVLIP; from the coding sequence ATGGAAAAAATGCGTGCGATGGTGCTTTTTGAATGTGCCAAAATTGAGACAAATCCGTTGAAATTAACAGAAATTGATAGACATGAAATTCAAAGATCAAATGAGATATTACTAAAAATAGAAGCTTGCGGAGTTTGCCATTCACAGCTTCATGGCATAGAGGGGGACTGGAAAGATATCGGAATTCCGCCAATGCTTCCCACAGTCCCAGGTCATGAACTTGTGGGAAAAGTAATTCAAATCGGAGATGCCGTAACCAAATTCAAAGTCGGAGACAGGGCAGGGATCACTCCACTGTTAGAGGCATGTAAAGAATGTCAATATTGCAAAGAAGGAAAAGAGTATCTTTGCGAGTCATCAATAATTACAGGCGAATCTTTCAAAGGAGGCTATACAGAATACATTACAGTTACAGAAGATTTTGCAATCAAAGTTCCCCAACATATGAAACCAGAGTATGCAGCACCGTTGTTTTGTGCCGGCATCACGGCATACAAAGCAGTAAAAGCTGCAGAACCAAAATCGCACAAAAAAATTGGAATTTTTGGGATTGGAGGAGTTGGTCATATGGCAGTGCAATTTGCCAAAGTCGAAAATTGCGACGTAATTGCATTTTCAAGAACTCAAAAGCATCTTGATGTGGCAAAGAGGCTAGGTGCAATTGATGCAATGACATTTTCTGAGAATCAAGAAGAGTTTTTGAACAAACTAAAAAACAAACACGGAATGCTAGATGCGGCCATAGTTTTTGCACCATCGGATATTGCCACAGATACTGCAATTAAATCAGTAAAGAAAGGAGGCCTCATTGTGATTGCAACAGTAGGAAAAAATCCGTCCTTTATGGCATTTGAAGAAAAAACAATCAGGGGAACTTTGATAGGGTCTACAAAAGACATGGAACAAGTGATTAAGATATGTGATGAAAACAACATCGAGGTAATATCTCAAGTCTTTCCACTTGAAAATGCGAACAAAGTACTCAAAAAGCTAAAAGATTCCGAAATTGAAGCCAGGGCAGTCTTGATACCTTGA
- a CDS encoding thioredoxin domain-containing protein, which produces MAENNLIHETSPYLLQHAHNPVEWYGWNETALKKAKDENKPIFLSIGYSSCHWCHVMAHESFENEDVAKFMNENFINIKVDREERPDIDDIYQKVCQIATGQGGWPLSIFLTPDQKPFYVGTYFPVLDSYGRPGFGSICRQLSQAWKEKPKDIEKSAEKFLDALQKTETVAVSTKLERVILDEAAMNLFQIGDPTFGGFGSAPKFPNAANISFMFRYAKLSGLSKFNEFALKTLRKMAKGGIFDQIGGGFSRYSTDAKWLVPHFEKMLYDNALIPVNYAEAYQITKDPFYLDVLQKTLDFVLRDMTSPEGGFYSAYDADSEGIEGKFYVWKKSEIKEILGNDADLFCLYFDVTDGGNWEGNNILCNNLNLSTVAFNFGVTEQKAQEIINSCSEKLLKVRSARVPPGLDDKILVSWNSLMITAFAKGYRVTNDARYLDAAKNCISFIENNLFDGDKLLRTYKNGSAKIDGYLEDYSYFINALLDVFEIEPDKKYLELALKLGNHLVDHFWDSSTNSFFMTSDNHEKLIIRPKSNYDLSLPSGNSVSAFAMLRLYHFSQTQNFLDVSTRIMESQAQMAAENPFGFGYLLNTIFCYLQKPLEITIINMENSNICNTLFTTFLPNSFIVTIHNSSQLDGLSKYPFFAGKTFKDKTLVFVCKDFTCSLPLQSIDEINSHL; this is translated from the coding sequence GTGGCAGAAAACAATCTAATTCATGAAACCAGTCCATATCTTCTTCAACATGCGCATAATCCTGTGGAATGGTATGGGTGGAATGAAACTGCATTAAAAAAAGCAAAAGATGAAAACAAGCCAATCTTTCTCAGTATAGGGTATAGCTCGTGTCATTGGTGTCATGTAATGGCTCATGAATCATTTGAAAACGAGGATGTTGCAAAATTCATGAATGAAAATTTTATTAACATAAAGGTCGATCGGGAAGAACGACCTGACATTGATGATATCTATCAAAAAGTATGTCAGATAGCAACAGGACAAGGCGGTTGGCCATTGAGTATTTTTCTTACACCTGATCAAAAACCATTCTATGTGGGCACTTATTTCCCTGTTTTGGATTCTTATGGACGTCCAGGTTTTGGAAGCATCTGCAGACAACTCTCACAAGCATGGAAAGAAAAACCAAAAGACATTGAAAAATCTGCTGAGAAATTTCTTGATGCTTTGCAAAAAACAGAGACTGTTGCGGTTTCGACAAAATTAGAACGTGTAATTCTTGATGAGGCTGCCATGAATTTATTTCAAATTGGCGATCCAACTTTTGGCGGGTTTGGTTCCGCACCTAAATTTCCCAATGCTGCTAACATTTCCTTTATGTTTCGTTATGCAAAACTGTCTGGCCTCTCAAAATTCAACGAATTTGCGCTCAAGACTCTCAGGAAAATGGCAAAGGGCGGGATTTTTGATCAGATAGGTGGCGGATTTTCCAGATATTCTACTGATGCAAAATGGCTGGTCCCTCATTTTGAAAAGATGCTGTATGATAATGCATTGATTCCTGTCAATTATGCTGAGGCATATCAAATTACAAAAGATCCCTTTTACCTTGATGTGCTGCAAAAGACGCTAGATTTTGTTTTACGTGATATGACTTCACCTGAAGGCGGATTTTATTCTGCATATGATGCCGATTCTGAAGGCATAGAAGGAAAATTTTATGTCTGGAAAAAAAGTGAGATTAAAGAAATTCTAGGTAATGATGCTGATCTGTTTTGTCTTTACTTTGATGTTACTGATGGGGGGAATTGGGAAGGAAACAATATTTTGTGTAACAATCTTAATCTCTCAACTGTGGCATTTAATTTCGGAGTTACGGAACAAAAGGCTCAAGAAATTATTAATTCTTGTTCTGAAAAATTACTCAAAGTTCGTTCTGCAAGGGTTCCTCCTGGTTTGGATGATAAAATCCTGGTCTCATGGAATTCTTTGATGATCACTGCATTTGCAAAAGGCTACCGTGTTACAAATGATGCGAGGTATTTGGATGCTGCAAAAAACTGTATTTCTTTTATTGAAAACAATCTTTTTGATGGTGATAAATTACTACGAACTTACAAAAACGGTTCTGCCAAAATTGACGGATATCTTGAAGACTATTCTTATTTTATCAATGCGTTACTAGATGTATTTGAGATTGAACCTGACAAGAAATATCTCGAACTGGCACTAAAATTAGGCAACCATTTGGTGGATCATTTTTGGGATTCAAGTACCAACAGCTTCTTTATGACCTCTGATAATCATGAAAAACTAATCATTCGACCAAAGAGTAATTATGATTTATCTTTGCCCTCGGGAAACTCTGTTTCTGCCTTTGCGATGCTAAGATTGTATCATTTCTCCCAAACGCAAAACTTCCTTGATGTTTCTACAAGAATTATGGAATCTCAGGCCCAGATGGCTGCAGAAAACCCTTTTGGATTTGGATATTTGCTCAATACCATTTTTTGTTATTTGCAAAAACCACTTGAAATTACTATTATCAATATGGAAAATTCGAATATATGCAACACCCTTTTTACCACTTTTTTGCCTAATTCCTTTATCGTGACAATTCACAATTCTTCTCAATTAGATGGTCTTTCCAAGTATCCTTTCTTTGCTGGAAAAACTTTCAAAGATAAAACTCTGGTCTTTGTATGCAAGGATTTTACTTGTTCTTTGCCATTACAGTCCATTGATGAAATAAATTCACATCTTTAG